The Melitaea cinxia chromosome 6, ilMelCinx1.1, whole genome shotgun sequence genome has a window encoding:
- the LOC123654424 gene encoding ADP-ribosylation factor-like protein 8, with amino-acid sequence MLALINRILDWIKSLFWKEEMELTLVGLQYSGKTTFVNVIASGQFSEDMIPTVGFNMRKITKGNVTIKVWDIGGQPRFRSMWERYCRGVNAIVYMVDAADPDKIEASRNELHSLLEKQQLTGIPVLVLGNKRDLPHALDEHGLIERMNLSAIQDREICCYSISCKEKDNIDITLQWLISHSKSGSAR; translated from the exons atgttAGCTTTAATCAATCGTATCCTTGATTGGATTAAAAGCTTGTTCTGGAAGGAAGAGATGGAACTAACACTGGTCGGCCTACAGTATTCGGGGAAAACAACTTTTGTTAACGTCATTGCC tcGGGACAATTCAGCGAAGACATGATTCCAACTGTTGGTTTCAATATGCGCAAAATAACAAAAGGGAATGTTACTATTAAA GTATGGGATATAGGTGGCCAGCCAAGGTTCCGTTCCATGTGGGAAAGGTATTGTAGAGGAGTCAATGCTATAgt GTACATGGTGGACGCCGCGGACCCGGACAAGATCGAGGCGTCCCGCAACGAGCTGCACAGCCTGCTGGAGAAGCAGCAGCTGACCGGCATCCCCGTGCTCGTGCTGGGCAACAAGCGCGACCTGCCGCACGCGCTGGACGAGCACGGCCTCATCGAGCGCAT GAATCTATCTGCGATCCAGGACCGCGAGATCTGCTGCTACTCGATCTCGTGCAAGGAGAAGGACAACATCGACATAACGCTGCAGTGGCTCATTTCGCACAGTAAGTCGGGCAGCGCGCGCTAG